From Oryctolagus cuniculus chromosome 17, mOryCun1.1, whole genome shotgun sequence, a single genomic window includes:
- the PDE6G gene encoding retinal rod rhodopsin-sensitive cGMP 3',5'-cyclic phosphodiesterase subunit gamma, with product MSLEPPKAEIRSATRVIGGPVTPRKGPPKFKQRQTRQFKSKPPKKGVQGFGDDIPGMEGLGTDITVICPWEAFNHLELHELAQYGII from the exons ATGAGCCTGGAGCCACCCAAGGCAGAGATCCGCTCGGCCACCAGGGTGATCGGAGGGCCTGTCACCCCCAGGAAGGGGCCCCCCAAGTTTAAGCAGCGGCAAACCAGGCAGTTCAAGAGCAAGCCCCCCAAAAAGGGCGTCCAGGG GTTTGGGGACGACATCCCCGGCATGGAAGGCCTGGGAACAG ACATCACCGTCAtctgcccctgggaggccttcAACCACCTGGAGCTGCACGAGCTGGCGCAGTACGGCATCATCTAG